A single region of the Plantactinospora soyae genome encodes:
- a CDS encoding ABC transporter substrate-binding protein, translating into MTRRMRVLAAAALATTLMISSGCGSDEDSGPGKNGKAPDKVTYLTGFGTGGHDAFAWVAKEKGFFTEAGLDVAVSLGAPATNNQGLLSGKAQFTYSDVTQLMIQTGNNQVTEMRVIAAVHQSTLVAIFAPEGSGITRPKDLEGKRVGVAQGSITKTLLPAYGKLAGFDASRLQFVESQPQGLVSLLASKKVDVLSTFVITRNTVQTVTKQTMVVLPLTDYLRDLLGTGITTTAGYAKDNPDIVKRFRDAALKGLQYTVEHPEEAAKIMKANNPAVNEQGAAAEIKLMTPYVTSAPGNVVGALDEQRAARAIAVLQGAGLIPGGLTPEKVIDFTIAPKA; encoded by the coding sequence ATGACGAGGCGTATGCGCGTGCTGGCCGCCGCGGCCCTGGCCACGACCCTGATGATCTCGTCGGGCTGCGGGTCCGACGAGGACTCCGGCCCGGGGAAGAACGGCAAGGCACCGGACAAGGTGACGTACCTCACCGGGTTCGGCACCGGTGGCCACGACGCCTTCGCGTGGGTGGCGAAGGAGAAGGGCTTCTTCACCGAGGCCGGGCTCGACGTGGCGGTGTCGCTGGGCGCCCCCGCCACGAACAACCAGGGTCTGCTCTCCGGCAAGGCACAGTTCACCTACAGCGACGTGACCCAGCTGATGATCCAGACCGGCAACAACCAGGTCACCGAGATGCGGGTCATCGCGGCGGTGCACCAGAGCACGCTGGTGGCGATCTTCGCCCCCGAGGGTTCCGGCATCACCAGGCCCAAGGACCTCGAGGGTAAGCGGGTCGGCGTCGCGCAGGGTTCGATCACCAAGACGCTGCTGCCGGCGTACGGCAAGCTCGCCGGCTTCGACGCCAGCCGGCTCCAGTTCGTGGAGAGCCAGCCGCAGGGCCTGGTGAGCCTGCTCGCGAGCAAGAAGGTCGACGTGCTGAGCACGTTCGTCATCACCCGCAACACGGTGCAGACGGTCACCAAGCAGACGATGGTCGTCCTGCCGCTCACCGACTACCTGCGGGACCTGCTCGGCACCGGCATCACCACCACTGCCGGGTACGCCAAGGACAACCCGGACATCGTCAAGCGGTTCCGGGACGCGGCGCTGAAGGGGTTGCAGTACACGGTCGAGCACCCCGAGGAAGCAGCCAAGATCATGAAGGCCAACAACCCGGCCGTCAACGAGCAGGGCGCCGCTGCCGAGATCAAGCTGATGACGCCGTACGTGACCTCCGCACCCGGCAACGTGGTCGGTGCCCTCGACGAGCAGCGGGCGGCCCGCGCCATCGCCGTCCTGCAGGGCGCCGGGCTCATCCCGGGCGGCCTGACGCCGGAGAAGGTCATCGACTTCACCATCGCGCCCAAGGCCTGA
- a CDS encoding ABC transporter permease: MTSRSELSRGSRIGLPIAGTVVGIGLWWLLTVVFDIRTLFLPSPPDVVDAFFREPSYLFTETWATLWATITGFAIAAVAGLLGGMLLTSSRIVEQATLPMIVAFNAVPKVSLVPLLIVWVDYGPRMRISLVVLIAFFPILVSTMAGLTSTPAELTELTRSLSASRLKTYLKVRLPWALPQLFVGMKVGITLALIGAVVAEIQSPNAGLGSIITASGQSADTSLAFAAITLLAVLGVGLFYLVVAAERLAVPWARQISA; this comes from the coding sequence ATGACGAGTAGGTCGGAGCTGTCGCGCGGCTCCAGAATCGGCCTGCCCATCGCCGGCACGGTGGTCGGGATCGGTCTGTGGTGGCTGCTGACCGTCGTCTTCGACATCCGGACGCTCTTCCTGCCATCCCCACCGGACGTCGTCGACGCGTTCTTCCGGGAGCCCAGTTACCTATTCACGGAAACCTGGGCGACGCTCTGGGCGACGATCACCGGATTCGCCATCGCGGCGGTCGCCGGACTGCTCGGCGGGATGCTCCTGACCAGCTCACGGATAGTCGAGCAGGCGACCCTACCGATGATCGTGGCGTTCAATGCCGTACCGAAGGTTTCGCTGGTTCCGCTACTGATCGTCTGGGTGGACTACGGACCCAGAATGAGAATCTCGCTGGTGGTGCTGATCGCGTTCTTTCCGATCCTGGTCTCGACCATGGCGGGTCTGACCTCGACCCCGGCCGAACTCACCGAACTGACCCGGTCGCTGTCCGCGTCCCGGCTGAAGACCTACCTCAAGGTACGGCTGCCGTGGGCCCTGCCGCAGCTCTTCGTCGGCATGAAGGTGGGCATCACGCTCGCCCTGATCGGCGCGGTGGTGGCCGAGATCCAGAGCCCGAACGCCGGCCTCGGATCGATCATCACAGCCAGCGGCCAGTCGGCGGACACCTCGCTGGCGTTCGCCGCGATCACGCTGCTGGCGGTGCTCGGCGTCGGCCTGTTCTATCTGGTGGTCGCCGCGGAGCGGCTGGCGGTGCCCTGGGCCCGGCAGATCTCGGCATGA
- a CDS encoding SDR family NAD(P)-dependent oxidoreductase: protein MPQRDGPDGGCIVVVGGTSGLGRDVAEHYAKRGREVVITGRETARTEAVAAEIGGRTTGVAVDLAKPEGIAAALAGIGEIKHLVLSAFVRDVNKVSDYQIDRAVSLVTVKLVGYTEVAHTLQSRIVPDGSVLLFGGGSKDRPFPGSATVSTVNAGVVGLVNVLAAELRPIRVNALHPGIVGDSPFWAKQPAEIHETYTARTPTGRLTTMADVTDAVVFLLENPAVNAVNLDLNGGAGVV, encoded by the coding sequence ATGCCACAGCGCGATGGTCCTGACGGCGGCTGCATAGTCGTCGTCGGGGGTACCTCCGGCCTCGGCCGGGACGTGGCCGAGCACTACGCCAAGCGGGGCCGTGAGGTCGTGATCACCGGGCGGGAGACCGCCCGGACCGAGGCGGTGGCGGCCGAGATCGGCGGCCGCACCACCGGGGTGGCCGTCGATCTCGCCAAGCCCGAGGGCATCGCCGCCGCACTCGCCGGGATCGGCGAGATCAAGCACCTCGTCCTCTCCGCGTTCGTCCGGGACGTGAACAAGGTCTCGGACTACCAGATCGACCGCGCGGTCAGCCTGGTCACGGTGAAGCTGGTCGGCTACACCGAGGTGGCACACACCCTGCAGTCCAGGATCGTGCCGGACGGCTCGGTCCTGCTCTTCGGCGGTGGCTCGAAGGACCGTCCGTTCCCGGGGTCGGCGACGGTCTCGACGGTGAACGCCGGGGTGGTGGGCCTGGTGAACGTCCTCGCCGCCGAACTGCGGCCGATCCGGGTGAACGCGCTCCACCCGGGCATCGTCGGCGACAGCCCGTTCTGGGCCAAGCAGCCGGCCGAGATCCACGAGACCTACACGGCGCGTACCCCGACGGGTCGGCTGACCACCATGGCGGACGTCACCGACGCCGTGGTGTTCCTGCTGGAGAACCCGGCCGTCAACGCGGTGAACCTCGACCTCAACGGCGGCGCCGGGGTGGTGTAG
- a CDS encoding GTP-binding protein: protein MDFAGYDPERSRRGGGGGGGGITSAKIVIAGGFGVGKTTLVGAVSEITPLTTEAVMTAAGVGIDDPSKVPGKETTTVAMDFGRITMAQDLILYLFGTPGQTRFWFMWDEIIRGAVGAAVLVDTRRIADAFAPLDYFENRHLPYVVALNCFDGAPQYEAEEVREALAIAPHVPLVMCDARHRESVKHVLVNVVQHAMATLRAEHGRGQPTPVG from the coding sequence GTGGACTTCGCAGGCTATGACCCGGAGAGGTCGCGGCGCGGCGGTGGAGGTGGCGGTGGAGGGATCACCTCCGCCAAGATCGTCATTGCCGGCGGATTCGGGGTCGGTAAGACGACGCTCGTGGGTGCGGTCTCGGAGATCACCCCGCTGACCACGGAGGCGGTGATGACCGCCGCCGGCGTGGGGATCGACGATCCCTCCAAAGTTCCGGGCAAGGAGACCACCACCGTCGCCATGGACTTCGGCCGGATCACCATGGCCCAGGACCTGATCCTCTACCTCTTCGGTACCCCGGGCCAGACGCGGTTCTGGTTCATGTGGGACGAGATCATCCGGGGTGCGGTCGGTGCGGCGGTGCTGGTCGACACGCGGCGAATCGCCGACGCGTTCGCTCCGTTGGACTACTTCGAGAACCGGCACCTCCCGTACGTGGTGGCGTTGAACTGTTTCGACGGCGCCCCCCAGTACGAGGCGGAGGAGGTACGTGAGGCGTTGGCCATCGCGCCGCACGTACCGCTGGTGATGTGCGACGCGCGGCACCGTGAGTCGGTCAAGCACGTGCTGGTGAACGTGGTCCAGCATGCGATGGCGACGCTGCGTGCGGAGCATGGACGGGGGCAGCCCACGCCGGTCGGCTGA
- a CDS encoding DUF742 domain-containing protein: MDGRRDDPRGALVRPYAVTRGRTEPRQDIALEAVLVASPAAVVESRFAGHDKHRIATICEGRAQSLAEIAAYTRLPLGVARVLVADMVADSLLTLHSAAPPAEAFEERMELLERVLSGLRRL, encoded by the coding sequence ATGGACGGACGACGAGACGACCCACGGGGAGCACTCGTCCGGCCGTACGCGGTCACCCGCGGTCGCACCGAACCTCGCCAGGACATCGCGCTCGAGGCGGTGCTCGTGGCGAGCCCGGCCGCGGTCGTCGAGTCCCGGTTCGCCGGTCACGACAAGCACCGCATCGCCACAATCTGCGAGGGCCGGGCGCAGTCGCTGGCGGAGATCGCCGCATACACCCGGCTGCCGTTGGGTGTCGCCCGGGTGCTGGTCGCCGACATGGTGGCGGACAGCCTGCTGACACTGCACAGTGCCGCTCCACCGGCAGAGGCGTTCGAGGAGCGGATGGAACTGCTTGAGAGGGTGCTAAGTGGACTTCGCAGGCTATGA
- a CDS encoding roadblock/LC7 domain-containing protein yields the protein MNRPAAMQDMGWLLSNFADSVAGIAHVVAVSADGLLLASSRDLPPDRADQLAAITSGVVSLTDGASRMFSAGGVLQTVIEMDSGYLFLMSISDGSSMAVLAARSCDVGQVGYEMALLVERVGAALVPLPREAVSRP from the coding sequence ATGAACAGGCCAGCAGCGATGCAGGATATGGGTTGGCTGCTCAGTAACTTCGCCGACAGCGTCGCGGGCATCGCGCACGTGGTGGCGGTCTCGGCGGACGGACTGCTCCTCGCCTCCTCCCGGGACCTGCCGCCGGACCGGGCCGACCAGCTCGCGGCGATCACCTCCGGCGTGGTCAGCCTGACCGACGGCGCGTCCCGGATGTTCAGTGCCGGCGGCGTGCTGCAGACGGTGATCGAGATGGACAGTGGCTACCTGTTCCTGATGTCCATCAGCGATGGCTCCTCGATGGCGGTGCTCGCCGCCCGGAGCTGCGACGTCGGCCAGGTCGGTTACGAGATGGCGCTCCTCGTGGAGCGGGTTGGCGCGGCGCTCGTTCCGCTGCCGCGCGAGGCAGTTTCTCGTCCGTAA